In a genomic window of Salegentibacter salegens:
- a CDS encoding DNA topoisomerase IB: protein MTISPEEINNFISDPYQAIDFANLIYVSEEHLSISRKKVGRGFSYIYKGERLKDEKAIERIKSLVIPPAWQEVKITHLKNGHLQVVGRDEKNRKQYLYHPTWSKLRNETKFFKMAAFGENLPKIRKQVDKDLDLPEMSRRKVLALILRLMEETHIRIGNHYYARKNKTYGLSTFRTRHVKTYKNSIKFEFIGKKGKEHAVSVKNKKLIKLVNQCEEIPGWELFKFYDEKGDKQTIDSGMINDYIHEISGDLFSAKDFRTWSATKIFFETLRELGYTEEEKQNKKNLIQAFDASAEGLGNTRAVCRSYYVHPKIINSYETGDIVPYFDKIKSEEKQDYISLSETEKVILNMIKDYEVNI, encoded by the coding sequence ATGACGATTTCTCCTGAAGAAATAAATAATTTTATTTCAGACCCATACCAGGCGATAGATTTTGCCAACCTAATTTATGTTTCTGAAGAACACCTTTCTATTAGCCGAAAAAAAGTAGGTCGGGGATTTTCCTATATATATAAAGGAGAACGCTTAAAAGATGAAAAAGCAATAGAAAGAATAAAAAGTTTGGTGATACCACCGGCCTGGCAGGAGGTTAAGATCACACATTTAAAAAATGGCCATTTGCAGGTAGTGGGACGGGATGAAAAGAACCGGAAGCAATATCTCTACCACCCTACCTGGAGCAAACTAAGAAATGAAACCAAATTCTTTAAAATGGCAGCTTTTGGAGAAAACCTGCCAAAAATAAGGAAGCAAGTAGATAAAGACCTGGATTTACCCGAAATGAGCCGAAGAAAAGTGTTGGCTCTAATCTTACGCCTTATGGAAGAAACCCATATTAGGATCGGAAATCATTATTACGCCAGGAAAAATAAAACCTACGGACTCTCCACTTTTAGAACCCGGCACGTAAAAACTTATAAAAATAGCATAAAATTTGAGTTTATAGGCAAAAAGGGCAAAGAACACGCGGTTTCGGTTAAAAATAAAAAACTAATAAAACTTGTAAACCAGTGTGAGGAAATTCCGGGTTGGGAACTTTTCAAATTCTACGATGAGAAGGGCGATAAACAAACTATAGACAGCGGGATGATTAATGACTACATTCACGAAATTAGCGGCGACCTGTTTTCAGCTAAAGATTTTAGAACCTGGAGTGCAACCAAAATATTTTTTGAAACCCTGCGCGAGCTAGGTTATACCGAAGAAGAAAAGCAGAATAAAAAGAACCTGATTCAGGCTTTTGATGCTTCGGCAGAAGGTTTGGGAAATACCCGTGCCGTTTGTAGAAGTTATTATGTGCACCCAAAGATTATAAATTCCTATGAAACCGGAGACATTGTGCCTTATTTTGATAAAATTAAATCTGAAGAAAAGCAAGACTATATTTCCCTGTCTGAAACCGAAAAAGTAATTCTCAATATGATCAAAGATTACGAAGTGAATATTTAA